One part of the Xylanimonas allomyrinae genome encodes these proteins:
- a CDS encoding PhoH family protein: METSQNATPQADPHGRDESGRRTFVIDTSVLLSDPRALFRFAEHDVVLPVVVVTELEGKRHHAELGYFARSALRILDDLRLAHGRLDAALPIGDAGGTLRVELNHIDAEVLPTGFRLGDNDTRILAVAANLAAEGRRVTVVSKDLPMRIKASAVGLDAEEYRAELAVDSGWTGMASVDVSDEQMGSLWEHQVLDVAELDPAVVEAASPLLVHTGLVIHSPRGSALGRVTADKKVRLVRGDQEVFGVHGRSAEQRVAIDLLLDEEIGIVSLGGRAGTGKSALALCAGLEAVLERRQHRKILVFRPLYAVGGQELGYLPGSESEKMNPWAQAVYDTLGALVSPEVVDEVVHREMLEVLPLTHIRGRSLHDAFVIVDEAQSLERNVLLTVLSRIGQNSRVVLTHDVAQRDNLRVGRHDGVAAVIEKLKGHPLFAHVTLTRSERSPIAALVTDMLEHLEL, translated from the coding sequence GTGGAGACCAGCCAGAACGCCACGCCCCAGGCCGACCCCCACGGTCGTGACGAGAGCGGACGCCGCACGTTCGTCATCGACACGTCCGTGCTGTTGTCCGACCCGCGCGCCCTGTTCCGGTTCGCGGAGCACGACGTCGTCCTGCCCGTCGTGGTCGTGACGGAGCTCGAAGGCAAGCGGCACCACGCCGAGCTGGGGTACTTCGCCCGTTCCGCGCTGCGCATCCTGGACGACCTGCGGCTCGCGCACGGGCGCCTCGACGCGGCGCTGCCCATCGGCGACGCGGGCGGCACGCTGCGCGTCGAGCTCAACCACATCGACGCCGAGGTGCTGCCCACCGGGTTCCGGCTGGGTGACAACGACACGCGCATCCTCGCGGTCGCGGCCAACCTCGCGGCCGAGGGCCGCCGCGTCACGGTCGTCTCCAAGGACCTGCCGATGCGGATCAAGGCGTCGGCCGTGGGCCTCGACGCCGAGGAGTACCGCGCCGAGCTTGCGGTCGACTCCGGCTGGACGGGCATGGCCTCGGTCGACGTGTCGGACGAGCAGATGGGGTCGCTGTGGGAGCACCAGGTGCTCGACGTCGCCGAGCTCGACCCCGCCGTCGTCGAGGCGGCGTCGCCGCTGCTCGTCCACACCGGCCTGGTGATCCACTCGCCGCGCGGGTCCGCGCTGGGACGCGTCACCGCCGACAAGAAGGTGCGGCTGGTGCGCGGCGACCAGGAGGTCTTCGGCGTCCACGGCCGGTCGGCCGAGCAGCGGGTCGCGATCGACCTGCTGCTCGACGAGGAGATCGGCATCGTCTCGCTCGGCGGGCGGGCCGGCACCGGCAAGTCGGCGCTTGCGTTGTGCGCGGGCCTGGAGGCGGTGCTCGAACGGCGTCAGCACCGCAAGATCCTCGTGTTCCGGCCGCTGTACGCCGTCGGCGGGCAGGAGCTCGGCTACCTGCCCGGCAGCGAGTCCGAGAAGATGAACCCGTGGGCGCAGGCCGTGTACGACACGCTCGGGGCGCTCGTCTCGCCCGAGGTCGTCGACGAGGTCGTCCACCGCGAGATGCTCGAGGTGCTGCCGCTGACGCACATCCGCGGGCGCTCGCTGCACGACGCGTTCGTGATCGTCGACGAGGCGCAGAGCCTGGAGCGCAACGTGCTGCTCACGGTGCTCTCCCGCATCGGCCAGAACTCGCGCGTCGTGCTCACGCACGACGTCGCCCAGCGCGACAACCTGCGCGTCGGCCGCCACGACGGCGTTGCGGCCGTCATCGAGAAGCTCAAGGGTCACCCGCTGTTCGCCCACGTGACGCTGACCCGCTCGGAGCGCAGCCCGATCGCCGCCCTGGTCACGGACATGCTCGAGCACCTGGAGCTGTGA
- a CDS encoding pilus assembly protein CpaE produces MSGISRDAAERLRQAGLVWRPETGDRFSVLTEPLAEEVFTVSDMVVERHDHPTGTILGFNGTTEWALDSVRIEDALWLPREDQLRELLGPAFRSLARSTTGWYQVLVEVPGRHEQVFDSENPADAYAEALLTLVHAATD; encoded by the coding sequence ATGAGCGGCATCTCGCGCGACGCGGCCGAGCGGCTGAGGCAGGCGGGCCTCGTGTGGCGCCCCGAGACCGGTGACCGGTTCAGCGTGCTGACCGAGCCGCTCGCCGAGGAGGTCTTCACGGTGAGCGACATGGTGGTCGAACGCCACGATCACCCCACGGGCACGATCCTCGGGTTCAACGGCACCACCGAGTGGGCGCTCGACTCGGTGCGGATCGAGGACGCGCTGTGGCTGCCCCGTGAGGACCAGCTCCGCGAGCTGCTGGGCCCCGCGTTCCGCAGCCTGGCCCGGTCGACCACCGGCTGGTATCAGGTGCTGGTCGAGGTACCCGGGCGCCACGAGCAGGTCTTCGACTCCGAGAACCCGGCCGACGCGTACGCCGAGGCGCTGCTGACGCTGGTGCACGCGGCGACCGACTGA
- the nhaA gene encoding Na+/H+ antiporter NhaA, with amino-acid sequence MPTPPLTRVGTRLGTRLAHTLARDTTGGMLLLGAAVLALAWANSPWHGAYEAVSGTVVGPRALHLDLTLAAWAADGLLAVFFLAVGLELKHELVAGSLRDAREAGVPILAAVGGMALPAALYAATVTLLHDAPARHGWAIPTATDIAFALAVLAVFGKGLPTAVRTFLLTLAVVDDLLAITVIAVFYSGDLHGLPLLGALAAVAAVGLLVRVRRPPLWALVPLGLTAWALLHASGIHATVAGVLVGFTVPARPVHGEAEARTHAAGRAIAPWSQGLALPVFAFFAAGVSLAGGGAVVGRPVALAVVVALVVGKLVGVLGTTALVTHLTPLRLAQGVGLRDLLPVGFLAGIGFTVALLVSELSFGQAAAPTESAKAAVLGASVVAAALGAACLRWDARKARGPDMNRDGVPDDVVDRI; translated from the coding sequence ATGCCAACACCACCGCTCACGCGCGTGGGCACCCGCCTGGGCACCCGCCTGGCCCACACCCTGGCCCGCGACACCACCGGGGGCATGCTGCTGCTCGGCGCCGCCGTGCTCGCGCTCGCCTGGGCGAACTCGCCGTGGCACGGCGCCTACGAGGCCGTGTCCGGCACCGTCGTCGGGCCGCGCGCCCTGCACCTCGATCTGACGCTCGCCGCGTGGGCCGCCGACGGCCTGCTGGCCGTGTTCTTCCTCGCCGTCGGGCTCGAGCTCAAGCACGAGCTCGTCGCCGGGTCGCTGCGCGACGCGCGCGAGGCGGGCGTGCCGATCCTCGCCGCCGTCGGCGGCATGGCGCTGCCCGCGGCCCTGTACGCCGCGACGGTCACGCTGCTGCACGACGCGCCCGCCCGCCACGGCTGGGCCATCCCCACCGCGACCGACATCGCGTTCGCGCTCGCCGTCCTCGCCGTCTTCGGCAAGGGCCTGCCGACGGCGGTACGCACGTTCCTGCTGACCCTGGCCGTCGTCGACGACCTGCTCGCGATCACCGTCATCGCGGTGTTCTACAGCGGCGACCTGCACGGCCTGCCCCTGCTCGGGGCGCTGGCGGCCGTCGCCGCCGTCGGGCTGCTGGTGCGCGTGCGCCGGCCGCCACTGTGGGCCCTGGTGCCGCTCGGGCTCACCGCCTGGGCGCTGCTGCACGCCTCGGGCATCCACGCGACCGTCGCGGGGGTGCTCGTGGGCTTCACCGTCCCGGCGAGGCCCGTCCACGGCGAGGCCGAGGCGCGCACGCACGCCGCCGGGCGTGCGATCGCCCCGTGGTCGCAAGGGCTCGCCCTGCCGGTCTTCGCGTTCTTCGCCGCGGGGGTGTCCCTGGCGGGCGGCGGCGCCGTCGTCGGCCGGCCCGTGGCGCTCGCCGTCGTCGTCGCTCTCGTGGTGGGCAAGCTCGTGGGCGTGCTGGGCACGACGGCGCTGGTCACCCATCTGACGCCGCTGCGGCTCGCGCAGGGCGTGGGGCTGCGCGACCTGCTGCCCGTCGGGTTCCTGGCCGGCATCGGGTTCACCGTCGCGCTGCTGGTCAGCGAGCTGTCGTTCGGGCAGGCGGCGGCCCCGACCGAGAGCGCCAAGGCCGCCGTCCTGGGCGCCTCGGTGGTCGCGGCCGCGCTCGGCGCGGCCTGCCTGCGCTGGGATGCGCGCAAGGCGCGCGGGCCCGACATGAACCGTGACGGCGTGCCCGACGACGTCGTGGACCGCATCTGA
- the aceA gene encoding isocitrate lyase, with the protein MTAITDRHATGSRPGDTVQTAAELAHEWATDPRWSGVARTYTAEDVVALRGSVQEEHTLARRGAERLWESLHANEFINALGALTGNQAVQQVKAGLQAIYLSGWQVAGDANNAGQTYPDQSLYPANSVPTVVRRINNALLRADQVECMDGSSTVEDWLAPIVADAEAGFGGPLNAYELMKAMIAAGAAGVHWEDQLASEKKCGHLGGKVLVPTQQHIRTLNAARLAADVAGVPTIVVARTDAEAATLLTSDVDERDRPFLTGGRTAEGFYEVSNGLQPSIARARAYAPYADLLWMETGTPDLALARAFAEGVRSEFPDQMLAYNCSPSFNWRKHLSDDEIARFQRELGAMGYAFQFITLAGFHALNHSMFDLAHGYAREQMTAYVRLQEAEFASESRGYTATKHQREVGTGYFDRIATALNPDAATLALAGSTETAQFH; encoded by the coding sequence ATGACCGCGATCACCGACCGCCACGCCACCGGCAGCCGCCCCGGCGACACGGTCCAGACCGCCGCCGAGCTGGCCCACGAGTGGGCCACCGACCCGCGCTGGAGCGGTGTCGCGCGCACCTACACGGCCGAGGACGTCGTCGCGCTGCGCGGGTCCGTGCAGGAGGAGCACACGCTCGCTCGCCGCGGCGCCGAGCGCCTGTGGGAGAGCCTGCACGCCAACGAGTTCATCAACGCGCTCGGAGCGCTCACCGGCAACCAGGCGGTGCAGCAGGTCAAGGCCGGCCTCCAGGCCATCTACCTGTCGGGCTGGCAGGTCGCCGGTGACGCCAACAACGCCGGCCAGACCTACCCCGACCAGTCGCTCTACCCCGCCAACTCCGTGCCCACCGTGGTGCGCCGCATCAACAACGCGCTCCTGCGCGCCGACCAGGTCGAGTGCATGGACGGCAGCAGCACCGTCGAGGACTGGCTCGCGCCCATCGTCGCCGACGCCGAGGCCGGGTTCGGCGGCCCGCTCAACGCCTACGAGCTCATGAAGGCGATGATCGCCGCGGGCGCCGCGGGCGTGCACTGGGAGGACCAGCTCGCGAGCGAGAAGAAGTGCGGCCACCTGGGCGGCAAGGTGCTGGTGCCCACGCAGCAGCACATCCGCACCCTCAACGCCGCACGCCTGGCCGCCGACGTCGCGGGCGTGCCGACCATCGTCGTCGCCCGCACCGACGCCGAGGCCGCGACGCTCCTGACGTCCGACGTCGACGAGCGCGACCGCCCGTTCCTCACCGGGGGCCGCACCGCGGAGGGCTTCTACGAGGTCAGCAACGGTCTGCAGCCGTCGATCGCCCGGGCCCGCGCCTACGCCCCGTACGCCGACCTGCTGTGGATGGAGACGGGCACCCCCGACCTGGCGCTGGCGAGGGCGTTCGCCGAAGGCGTCCGCTCCGAGTTCCCCGACCAGATGCTCGCCTACAACTGCTCGCCGTCGTTCAACTGGCGCAAGCACCTCTCGGACGACGAGATCGCGAGGTTCCAGCGCGAGCTGGGAGCCATGGGCTACGCCTTCCAGTTCATCACCCTGGCCGGCTTCCACGCGCTCAACCACTCGATGTTCGACCTCGCGCACGGTTACGCCCGCGAGCAGATGACCGCCTACGTGCGGCTCCAGGAGGCCGAGTTCGCCTCCGAGTCACGCGGCTACACCGCCACCAAGCACCAGCGCGAGGTCGGCACCGGCTACTTCGACCGCATCGCCACCGCGCTCAACCCCGACGCCGCGACCCTGGCGCTCGCCGGCTCCACCGAGACGGCCCAGTTCCACTGA
- the aceB gene encoding malate synthase A, whose protein sequence is MTTLTERPIPDALSGTQVAPTRRATARDAEILTPEALEFLAMLHERFADTQAEILAARERRARAVIGGQDPDFDPTTRPVRNDGTWRAAGCAGAPGLEDRRVEITGPTDPKMTINALNSGAKVWLADAEDACAPTWENVVGGQLSLHDAIRGTLSLTTPEGREYQLRSANLTDLPTIVFRPRGWHLPEAHLRVQHSDGTVTAASGALVDFGLYFFHNAAELIARGRGPYFYLPKLEGHREARLWNQVFEAAQDALGIPRGTIRATVLIETLPAAFAMEEILYELREHAAGLNAGRWDYLFSIIKNLRTRGASYVLPDRNQVTMTAPFMRAYTELLVSTCHRRGAHAIGGMSAFIPDRRRPDVTERALAKVRDDKRREAGDGFDGTWVAHPDLIETARAQFDAVLGSRPHQVDRLRDDVQVGQANLLDVASAGRTGASITECGLRSNISVGVRYIASWLRGTGAAALDNLMEDAATAEISRSQVWQWIASGTRTEHGAVTRERALAVLAEVLGGLDRFPGDRYDDAAAVFREVALGDGFPEFLTTIAYERYLAD, encoded by the coding sequence ATGACCACCCTCACCGAACGCCCCATCCCCGACGCCCTGTCCGGCACCCAGGTCGCGCCGACCCGGCGCGCCACCGCGCGCGACGCCGAGATCCTCACGCCCGAGGCGCTGGAGTTCCTGGCGATGCTGCACGAGCGCTTCGCCGACACGCAGGCCGAGATCCTGGCGGCCCGCGAGCGCCGCGCCCGTGCCGTCATCGGGGGCCAGGACCCCGACTTCGACCCGACCACCCGGCCCGTGCGCAACGACGGTACGTGGCGTGCCGCCGGGTGCGCGGGAGCTCCCGGCCTGGAGGACCGCCGCGTCGAGATCACCGGCCCGACCGACCCCAAGATGACCATCAACGCCCTCAACTCGGGTGCCAAGGTCTGGCTCGCGGACGCCGAGGACGCCTGCGCGCCGACGTGGGAGAACGTCGTCGGAGGGCAGCTGTCGCTGCACGACGCGATTCGCGGAACCCTCTCGCTCACCACGCCCGAGGGCCGCGAGTACCAGCTGCGGTCCGCGAACCTGACCGACCTGCCCACCATCGTGTTCCGCCCTCGCGGGTGGCACCTGCCCGAGGCGCACCTGCGCGTGCAGCACTCCGACGGGACGGTCACGGCGGCGTCGGGAGCCCTGGTCGACTTCGGCCTCTACTTCTTCCACAACGCCGCCGAGCTCATCGCCCGCGGCCGCGGCCCGTACTTCTACCTGCCCAAGCTGGAGGGGCACCGCGAGGCGCGGCTGTGGAACCAGGTGTTCGAGGCGGCGCAGGACGCGCTGGGCATCCCGCGCGGCACCATCCGCGCGACCGTGCTCATCGAGACGCTGCCTGCCGCCTTCGCGATGGAGGAGATCCTCTACGAGCTGCGTGAGCACGCCGCCGGCCTGAACGCCGGCCGGTGGGACTACCTGTTCTCCATCATCAAGAACCTGCGCACGCGCGGTGCCTCGTACGTGCTGCCCGACCGCAACCAGGTGACCATGACGGCCCCGTTCATGCGCGCCTACACCGAGCTGCTCGTCTCCACCTGCCACCGGCGCGGGGCCCACGCCATCGGCGGCATGAGCGCGTTCATCCCCGACCGTCGTCGCCCCGACGTCACCGAGCGGGCCCTGGCCAAGGTGCGTGACGACAAGCGGCGCGAGGCCGGTGACGGGTTCGACGGGACGTGGGTCGCGCACCCCGACCTCATCGAGACCGCGCGCGCGCAGTTCGACGCCGTGCTGGGCTCGCGGCCGCACCAGGTGGACCGCCTGCGCGACGACGTCCAGGTGGGGCAGGCCAACCTGCTCGACGTCGCGTCGGCCGGGCGTACCGGGGCCTCGATCACCGAGTGCGGGCTGCGCTCCAACATCTCGGTGGGCGTGCGCTACATCGCCTCGTGGCTGCGCGGCACCGGCGCGGCAGCGCTCGACAACCTCATGGAGGACGCTGCCACGGCAGAGATCTCGCGGTCCCAGGTGTGGCAGTGGATCGCCTCAGGCACCCGCACCGAGCACGGGGCCGTCACCCGGGAGCGGGCACTGGCCGTGCTCGCCGAGGTGCTGGGCGGGCTCGATCGGTTCCCGGGCGACCGGTACGACGACGCCGCCGCCGTGTTCCGCGAGGTCGCGCTCGGCGACGGGTTCCCCGAGTTCCTCACGACGATCGCGTACGAGCGGTACCTGGCGGACTGA
- a CDS encoding response regulator has product MTRALIVDDDPLVRRLLTTVLTAQEIEVVGEGADGCELVGLVNAHRPDVVLLDLHMPRVGGLDALAALRRAGHSTAVVVLTSFGSDDAVLAAIRAGAAGFLGKDDDPERIAAQVRDAAAGRAVAGPRAIDTLVRHAAEASAGREQREAVRALGRLTEREREVASWLPHGWSNPQIARRLYLGESTVKTHLSSAMSKLAVTSREQLAVLVDRAGAAALL; this is encoded by the coding sequence GTGACACGAGCGTTGATCGTCGACGACGACCCCCTGGTCCGCCGTCTCCTGACCACGGTGCTGACTGCGCAGGAGATCGAGGTCGTGGGCGAGGGTGCCGACGGATGCGAGCTGGTCGGGCTGGTGAACGCGCACCGCCCCGACGTCGTCCTCCTGGACCTGCACATGCCGCGTGTCGGTGGGCTCGACGCGCTCGCGGCGCTGCGCCGCGCCGGTCACTCGACCGCCGTCGTGGTGCTCACGTCGTTCGGCTCGGACGACGCCGTGCTCGCCGCGATCCGGGCCGGCGCGGCCGGGTTCCTCGGTAAGGACGACGATCCCGAGCGCATCGCCGCGCAGGTGCGTGACGCCGCCGCGGGCCGGGCGGTCGCCGGCCCGCGCGCCATCGACACCCTGGTGCGGCACGCGGCCGAGGCGAGCGCGGGCCGCGAGCAGCGTGAGGCGGTGCGGGCCTTGGGGCGTCTCACCGAGCGGGAGCGCGAGGTCGCGAGCTGGCTCCCGCACGGCTGGTCGAACCCGCAGATCGCGCGTCGGCTCTATCTCGGGGAGAGCACCGTCAAGACGCACCTGAGCAGCGCGATGTCGAAGCTCGCGGTGACCTCGCGCGAGCAGCTCGCGGTGCTCGTGGACCGAGCGGGGGCGGCTGCCCTGCTGTAG
- a CDS encoding sensor histidine kinase gives MSSPRPALLPPDDVVGAVGERARGRLSRWAARWGTATAVVTALFSSSVAAVFIDGHDSGTVSARAAVALLVGWVIAGGLVVRRRHPVVLTLVASGAALVLQLDTFVALLALTWVIASQRVRTALWCGAAATAATAVALARDLSRAPGDRVFAVHDEVTGALTSAPGPLSFWVAGVLLVAAAVGTGLVRRYRTEADSSYEARDHAVATLREQTARQDERELIAREVHDTVAHHIATIAMQASAFEVTQHDDAAKDAARQVRRSAQHAIAELRSLLTALRTGEGPGRDGASLGDLVALLDGLRERGLNVTGTVFVSDAEAASEVLARATFRIVQESLTNALKHAPGAVADVSVRAGRTVGVHVRVCNGLVPGLGPGPGTRSGLTGMGERATALGGTLRAGVVGNQFVVDARLPWSERALA, from the coding sequence GTGAGCTCTCCACGCCCTGCCCTGCTGCCGCCCGACGACGTCGTCGGCGCCGTCGGGGAAAGGGCGCGCGGGCGGCTGAGCCGCTGGGCCGCCCGGTGGGGCACCGCGACGGCAGTCGTGACGGCGTTGTTCAGCTCGTCGGTCGCGGCCGTCTTCATCGACGGCCACGATTCCGGCACCGTCTCGGCGCGCGCCGCCGTGGCGCTGCTCGTGGGCTGGGTGATCGCGGGCGGGCTCGTCGTGCGGCGCCGTCATCCGGTGGTGTTGACGCTGGTCGCGTCGGGGGCTGCGCTGGTGCTCCAGCTCGACACGTTCGTCGCGCTGCTGGCACTCACCTGGGTCATCGCCTCGCAGCGCGTCCGTACGGCGCTGTGGTGCGGGGCGGCGGCCACGGCGGCGACGGCCGTCGCGCTCGCCCGCGATCTCTCCCGAGCGCCGGGCGACCGCGTGTTCGCGGTGCATGACGAGGTGACGGGCGCGCTGACCAGCGCGCCCGGGCCGCTCTCGTTCTGGGTCGCCGGGGTGCTGCTCGTGGCCGCGGCGGTCGGCACCGGGCTGGTGCGCCGCTACCGGACGGAGGCCGACAGCTCGTACGAGGCCCGTGACCACGCCGTCGCGACGCTGCGCGAGCAGACGGCGCGGCAGGATGAGCGCGAGCTCATCGCCCGCGAGGTCCACGACACCGTCGCGCACCACATCGCGACGATCGCGATGCAGGCGTCGGCGTTCGAGGTGACGCAGCACGACGACGCGGCCAAGGACGCGGCCCGGCAGGTGCGCCGCTCGGCCCAGCATGCGATCGCCGAGCTGCGGTCGCTCCTGACCGCGCTGCGCACGGGCGAGGGTCCGGGGCGGGACGGCGCGTCGCTCGGCGACCTTGTTGCGCTCCTGGACGGTCTGCGAGAGCGGGGCCTCAACGTGACCGGAACGGTGTTCGTGTCCGATGCCGAAGCGGCATCCGAGGTGCTCGCCCGCGCGACGTTCCGGATCGTCCAGGAGTCGCTGACCAACGCACTCAAGCACGCCCCCGGCGCCGTAGCCGACGTGTCGGTGCGTGCCGGCCGCACGGTCGGAGTTCACGTCCGGGTGTGCAACGGCCTGGTGCCGGGTCTCGGCCCCGGCCCGGGGACGCGGTCCGGGCTCACCGGGATGGGCGAGCGGGCCACGGCGCTCGGCGGCACGCTCCGGGCAGGCGTCGTCGGGAACCAGTTCGTGGTCGACGCGCGGCTTCCGTGGTCGGAGCGGGCCCTCGCGTAG